The Xanthobacter flavus genome includes a window with the following:
- a CDS encoding helicase HerA-like domain-containing protein — translation MAKSRGTNFGTGSGLPPETSDPAGAAPPAGPWSRTSVPRTSSAASSAASSGGRAPAPESDGRVLVGRSFLGRVEATATHAKSKDEYLTLRLANRHGLVTGATGTGKTVTLQVLAEGFSRAGVPVFAADIKGDLSGVAAEGEAKDFLLKRAEEVGIAYTPDSFPVIFWDMFGEQGHPVRATISEMGPLLLARLMGLNETQEGVLNIVFRIADEQGLLLLDLKDLRAMLANVSANAATLTATYGNVSAQSVGAIQRQLLVLENQGADKFFGEPALDIADIMRVDRAGYGTINILAADKLMGSPRLYSCFLLWLLSELFERLPEVGDPEKPKLVFFFDEAHLLFNEAPKALLEKVEQVVRLIRSKGVGVYFVTQNPLDVPETVLAQLGNRVQHALRAFTPRDQKAVKAAAETFRPNPDLDTAKAIMELGKGEALVSMLEGNGIPSMVERTLIRPPSGRIGPLTPAERAAIMAKSPVGHLYDTAVDRESAFEMLQARAEEKAQPAEEAAPSSGGSSILDSILGGVLGTATGAPKVEPAPRGGAPRQGSTTPRVPTTTGRSTGTGAPAPRPSTRMSTTEVVVRQVARSVATQVGSQLGKAILRGILGSISKR, via the coding sequence ATGGCCAAGAGCCGAGGGACGAATTTCGGGACCGGTTCCGGGTTACCCCCTGAGACGAGCGACCCGGCCGGGGCCGCGCCGCCGGCCGGCCCGTGGAGCCGCACGTCCGTGCCGCGCACCTCCTCCGCAGCGTCTTCCGCAGCGTCTTCCGGCGGGCGGGCGCCGGCGCCCGAGAGCGACGGCCGCGTCCTCGTGGGGCGCAGCTTCCTCGGCCGGGTCGAGGCGACGGCGACGCACGCCAAATCCAAGGACGAATATCTCACCCTGCGCCTCGCCAACCGCCACGGCCTCGTCACCGGCGCGACCGGTACCGGCAAGACAGTGACGCTGCAGGTGCTGGCGGAAGGCTTCTCGCGGGCCGGCGTTCCAGTGTTCGCGGCCGACATCAAGGGCGACCTCTCCGGCGTCGCGGCCGAGGGCGAGGCCAAGGACTTCCTGCTGAAGCGGGCCGAGGAGGTGGGCATCGCCTACACGCCGGACAGCTTCCCGGTGATCTTCTGGGACATGTTCGGCGAGCAGGGCCACCCCGTGCGCGCCACCATCTCCGAGATGGGGCCCCTGCTGCTCGCCCGCCTGATGGGGCTGAACGAGACGCAGGAGGGCGTGCTCAACATCGTCTTCCGCATCGCCGACGAGCAGGGCCTGCTGCTGCTCGACCTGAAGGATCTCAGGGCCATGCTGGCCAACGTCTCGGCCAATGCGGCGACCCTCACCGCCACCTATGGCAACGTCTCGGCCCAGAGCGTCGGCGCCATCCAGCGCCAGCTGCTCGTGCTGGAGAACCAGGGCGCGGACAAGTTCTTCGGCGAGCCCGCCCTCGACATCGCCGACATCATGCGGGTGGACCGCGCGGGCTACGGCACCATCAACATCCTCGCCGCCGACAAGCTCATGGGCTCGCCCCGGCTTTACTCCTGCTTCCTGCTCTGGCTGCTCTCCGAACTCTTCGAGCGGCTGCCGGAGGTGGGCGATCCGGAGAAACCCAAGCTCGTCTTCTTCTTCGATGAGGCCCACCTCCTGTTCAACGAGGCGCCCAAGGCGCTTTTGGAGAAGGTGGAGCAGGTGGTGCGGCTCATCCGCTCCAAGGGCGTGGGCGTCTATTTCGTCACCCAGAACCCACTCGACGTGCCGGAGACCGTGCTGGCCCAGCTCGGTAACCGAGTGCAGCACGCGCTGCGCGCCTTCACCCCGCGCGACCAGAAGGCGGTGAAGGCCGCCGCGGAGACCTTCCGGCCCAATCCGGATCTCGACACCGCCAAGGCCATCATGGAGCTGGGCAAGGGCGAGGCACTGGTTTCCATGCTGGAGGGCAATGGCATCCCTTCCATGGTGGAGCGCACGCTGATCCGGCCGCCCTCCGGCCGCATCGGGCCGCTCACGCCGGCCGAGCGGGCGGCCATCATGGCGAAAAGCCCGGTCGGGCATCTCTACGACACGGCGGTGGATCGCGAATCGGCGTTCGAGATGCTCCAGGCCCGGGCCGAGGAGAAGGCCCAGCCGGCGGAGGAGGCCGCGCCGTCCTCGGGCGGCAGCAGCATTCTCGACAGCATTCTCGGCGGGGTGCTGGGCACCGCCACCGGCGCGCCGAAGGTGGAGCCCGCGCCGCGCGGTGGCGCGCCCCGGCAGGGGTCCACGACGCCGCGCGTCCCGACCACGACGGGACGATCCACCGGCACCGGCGCGCCCGCGCCCCGGCCGAGCACGCGCATGTCCACCACAGAGGTGGTGGTGCGGCAGGTGGCCCGATCCGTGGCGACTCAGGTGGGCTCCCAACTGGGAAAAGCCATTTTGAGAGGTATCCTAGGAAGCATCAGCAAGCGCTGA
- a CDS encoding M20/M25/M40 family metallo-hydrolase, whose amino-acid sequence MADGDRAGTRPVELEPVLKAVDAGLDAALARLFDFLRIPSISTDPAHAGACQDAAQWVAGELEALGFSATVHPTAGHPVVVARTDTGAPRRVLFYGHYDVQPVDPLDLWETPPFEPRLGTTPDGRRTIVGRGACDDKGQVLTFLEALRAFRATRGALPVDVTVLLEGEEECGSPNLPGFLAAHASALSADLALVCDTGMWDQRTPSITSSLRGILHTELTIEGADRDLHSGLFGGAARNPIHVLATILADAHDGEGRVTLPGFYDDVREPPAEVRARWQALGLTAEAFLKPVGLSVSAGERDRLVIEQIQSRPTFEVNGIFGGYTGAGTKTIIPARATAKISFRLVADQDPAKLRAGFETFVAARVPADCRAVFHWGEGARAFLVPPESPDLGHAAGALAAEWGVAPVTIGSGGSIPVVGQFKDRLGVDTLLIGFALDDDRVHSPNEKYDLTSFHKGTRSWVRILDALAQR is encoded by the coding sequence ATGGCGGACGGTGATCGCGCGGGAACGCGGCCGGTGGAACTGGAGCCTGTTCTCAAGGCCGTGGACGCCGGTCTCGACGCGGCTCTGGCGCGCCTCTTCGATTTCCTGCGCATCCCCTCCATCTCGACCGATCCGGCCCACGCGGGTGCCTGCCAAGACGCCGCGCAATGGGTGGCGGGAGAACTGGAGGCGCTGGGCTTTTCCGCCACCGTGCATCCCACCGCCGGCCACCCGGTCGTGGTGGCCCGCACCGACACCGGCGCGCCGCGCCGCGTGCTGTTCTACGGCCATTACGATGTCCAGCCGGTGGACCCGCTCGACCTGTGGGAGACGCCGCCGTTCGAGCCGCGTCTCGGCACGACCCCGGACGGGCGACGCACCATCGTCGGGCGCGGGGCCTGCGACGACAAGGGGCAGGTGCTGACCTTTCTCGAAGCGCTCCGGGCGTTCCGGGCGACGCGCGGTGCCTTGCCCGTGGACGTCACCGTGCTGCTCGAAGGCGAGGAGGAGTGCGGCTCGCCCAACCTCCCCGGCTTCCTCGCGGCGCACGCAAGCGCGCTTTCAGCCGATCTCGCGCTCGTCTGCGACACCGGCATGTGGGACCAGCGCACGCCCTCCATCACCAGTTCGCTCCGCGGCATCCTGCACACCGAGCTGACCATCGAGGGCGCCGACCGCGATCTGCATTCCGGCCTCTTCGGCGGCGCGGCGCGCAATCCCATCCATGTGCTGGCGACCATCCTCGCCGATGCCCATGACGGCGAGGGCCGCGTCACCCTCCCCGGCTTCTATGACGATGTGCGCGAGCCGCCCGCCGAGGTGCGCGCCCGGTGGCAGGCGCTGGGCCTCACCGCCGAAGCCTTCCTGAAGCCCGTGGGCCTGTCCGTCTCCGCCGGCGAGCGCGATAGGCTGGTGATCGAGCAGATCCAGTCGCGGCCGACCTTCGAGGTCAACGGCATCTTCGGCGGCTATACCGGTGCCGGCACCAAGACCATCATCCCCGCGCGGGCGACCGCCAAGATCTCCTTCCGCCTCGTGGCGGACCAGGACCCGGCCAAGCTGCGCGCCGGCTTCGAAACCTTCGTGGCGGCGCGCGTGCCGGCGGATTGCCGGGCCGTCTTCCACTGGGGCGAGGGCGCGCGCGCCTTCCTCGTGCCGCCGGAAAGCCCGGACCTCGGCCACGCCGCCGGCGCGCTCGCGGCGGAATGGGGCGTTGCCCCCGTCACCATCGGCTCGGGCGGCTCCATCCCGGTGGTCGGCCAGTTCAAGGACCGGCTGGGGGTGGATACGCTGCTGATCGGCTTCGCCCTCGACGACGACCGCGTTCATTCGCCCAACGAGAAGTACGACCTCACGTCCTTCCACAAGGGCACGCGCAGCTGGGTGCGGATTCTCGATGCACTGGCGCAGCGGTGA
- a CDS encoding zinc transporter ZntB, with protein sequence MAAPAPTIDTQGLLSAWWFDGKGAAGRIRPEEAVAATAPEGGFIWLHFKHLPRAPQTWLRQDIGLDAPAVETMAEDQCRPRCVMFADGALLSLRGINLQRNALPEELITVHLWVDARRIVSVQHEFLSAIADFEDALGRGRCPRTQGEFVADLSMRLVERVDAVVTTLIEEADELEDAVLVTETSELLPKLAVLRRVAIKLRRHIAPQREALNHFALEDDPWMGPKDRNRLRDAADRVARFSEELDSVRERAAVIRDQMVDARAEQMNKSMLVLAVVTVVFAPMTLISGMFGMNVGGIPGSGDPAAFWALSVFLLLLGFILLWSFRRMKWI encoded by the coding sequence ATGGCCGCTCCCGCCCCCACCATCGACACGCAGGGTCTCCTCTCGGCGTGGTGGTTCGACGGCAAAGGCGCGGCCGGCCGCATCCGCCCGGAAGAGGCAGTGGCCGCGACAGCGCCGGAGGGCGGCTTCATCTGGCTGCATTTCAAGCACCTGCCCCGGGCGCCGCAAACCTGGCTCCGGCAGGACATCGGCCTCGATGCACCCGCGGTGGAAACGATGGCCGAGGACCAGTGCCGGCCGCGCTGCGTGATGTTCGCGGACGGTGCCCTGCTTTCCCTGCGCGGCATCAACCTGCAGCGCAACGCCCTGCCCGAGGAGCTGATCACCGTTCACCTGTGGGTGGATGCCCGCCGCATCGTCTCGGTTCAGCACGAGTTCCTCTCGGCCATCGCCGACTTCGAGGATGCGCTCGGGCGCGGCCGCTGCCCGCGCACCCAGGGCGAGTTCGTGGCCGATCTCTCCATGCGCCTCGTCGAGCGGGTGGACGCGGTGGTGACGACGCTGATCGAGGAGGCGGACGAGCTTGAGGATGCCGTCCTCGTCACGGAGACATCCGAGCTTCTGCCGAAGCTCGCCGTGCTGCGCCGGGTGGCCATCAAGCTGCGCCGCCACATCGCGCCCCAGCGCGAGGCGCTCAACCATTTCGCGCTGGAGGATGACCCCTGGATGGGGCCGAAGGACCGGAACCGCCTGCGCGACGCGGCCGACCGGGTGGCCCGCTTCTCCGAGGAACTGGACAGCGTGCGCGAGCGCGCGGCGGTCATCCGCGACCAGATGGTGGACGCCCGCGCGGAGCAGATGAACAAGTCCATGCTGGTGCTGGCGGTGGTGACGGTGGTGTTCGCCCCCATGACGCTCATCTCTGGCATGTTCGGCATGAACGTGGGCGGCATCCCCGGCAGCGGCGATCCCGCCGCCTTCTGGGCGCTCAGCGTGTTCCTGCTGCTGCTCGGCTTCATCCTGTTGTGGAGCTTCCGCCGGATGAAGTGGATCTGA